The sequence TTTCGCCCGACGGCAGCCGCGCCGCCTTTGTGGTGGCGACGGCCGTGATGGAAGGCGAGAAGAGTGAGTGGCTGTCCCAGATCCACGTGGGCCGGAGCGACGGCTCCGGCTCCTTCCAGCTCACGCGCGGAGACAAGTCGGCGACCGCCCCCTCCTGGTCCCCGGACGGCAAATGGATAGCCTTCCTGTCCGAGCGCGGGGGCAAGGCCAACGTCTGGCGCATTCCCGTGGACGGCGGGGAGGCGGAGCCCATCACCGACGAGAAGGGGGGCGTGCGAGCTTTCCGCTGCTCGCCGGACGGTGGGCGCATCGCTTTTCTCATGACGGACCCCAAAACGGAGGAGGAGGAGAAAGCGGAGAAGGAGAAGCGGGATGCGCGAGTGGTGGACGAGAAGCTCCGGATGATCCGCCTCTACGTGGTCCCGGTGGAAAAGGACGCGGACGGTCGAAGGCGCGTGCGACCACTGACCACGGGCTCGCTAAGCGTGGGGCAGGTCGAGCAGCCGGCAGGCTTCGATTGGTCTCCCGACGGTACGTCGATCGTCTTCTCCCACCAGCCCAGCCCCCACGTGGACGACTGGCCCCGGTCGGACGTTTCCGTGGTGGATGTGGCCTCCGCCTCCGTGCGTGCGTTGGCGGCCACGGCGGCCGCGGAACGGGAGCCCTTCTTCTCGCCCGACGGCTCCGCGGTGGCCTTCACGGCGACCGATATCCCCCCCACCTGGGCCAACGATTCCCGGGTGTACGTGGTCCCCGCCGGGGGCGGGGCCCCCCGGCCCCTCGCCGAGACCCGCGACCGGCGGCCCGAGCTGCTCGGCTGGTCGAAGGACGGTAAGCGTGTCCTGGTGGCGGAGGTCCGGGGCACGATTAGCCGGCTCATCGCTCTGCCCACGGACGGAGGGCCGCCCGCGGACCTAGGGCCCGCGGACCTGATGGTGGATGGCCCCCTTCTGGATTCTTCCCGCACCCGGGTTGGCTTCACATCCCAGGCTACCGAGCGGGCCCCCGAGGCCTTTGTGAGCGGACTGGATCGCTGGGCCCCCGTGCAGATCAGCCACACCCAGGACCTGCCGGCGCAGTCACTCGGCAAGTCCGAGGTCGTCAGCTGGCGATCCGCGGACGGCCAGACGATTGAGGGTCTCCTGACTTACCCGGTGGGCTACGCGCCGGGGACGCGAGTGCCCTTGCTGGTGGTTGTCCATGGGGGGCCCACCGGAGTCTTCCTGCGGTCCTTTACCGGCACCCCTTCGCCCTATCCCGTGGCCATCTTCGCCGAGCGTGGTTATGCGGTCCTGCGCGCCAATGTACGGGGCAGCAGCGGCTACGGCCGCGATTTCCGCTATGCGAACTACGGGGACTGGGGCGGGGGAGATTACCGCGACATCCTGGCGGGGGTCGACGCGCTCGTGGCCAAGGGACTCGCGGATCCCGAGCGCTTAGGGATCATGGGCTGGAGCTACGGGGGGTACATGACCTCGTGGGTGATCACCCAGACTCGGCGCTTCAAGGCGGCTTCGGTGGGGGCGGGCGTGACCAACCTCATGTCCTTCACGGGCACCGCCGACATCCCGAGCTTCATCCCCGACTACTTCGGAGGGGACTTCTGGGACGTCTTCGATCGCTGGCGGACCCACTCCGCGATGTTCAACGTACGAGGCGTGAGCACCCCTACCCTGATCCTGCACGGTGAGCAGGACCTCCGCGTCCCCATATCGCAGGGTTACGAGCTCTACAACGCGCTCAAGCGCCAGGGGGTAGCCACGAAGATGGTCGTCTACCCACGACAGCCCCACGGCATCCAGGAACCAAAGCTGATGTTGGACGCCATGAACCGCAACCTGGAGTGGTTCGACCACTGGCTCCTGGGGAGGCCGGCGAGCGCGCGCTGAGGTGGCTCAGGCCCGCGGAGAGAGAAACCGGGCCAGCAGCCGGTGGAAGTGGTGGACGCCGTTCTCCCGGCGGACGGAGAAGCGGCCGCGGTTGTAGGTCCGGGAGCGCAGCC is a genomic window of Vicinamibacteria bacterium containing:
- a CDS encoding S9 family peptidase, whose product is MRPTLLRAMAVLALWIPGPSALAQAPRGWSPEAAFKVKRVSAVRVSPDGSRAAFVVATAVMEGEKSEWLSQIHVGRSDGSGSFQLTRGDKSATAPSWSPDGKWIAFLSERGGKANVWRIPVDGGEAEPITDEKGGVRAFRCSPDGGRIAFLMTDPKTEEEEKAEKEKRDARVVDEKLRMIRLYVVPVEKDADGRRRVRPLTTGSLSVGQVEQPAGFDWSPDGTSIVFSHQPSPHVDDWPRSDVSVVDVASASVRALAATAAAEREPFFSPDGSAVAFTATDIPPTWANDSRVYVVPAGGGAPRPLAETRDRRPELLGWSKDGKRVLVAEVRGTISRLIALPTDGGPPADLGPADLMVDGPLLDSSRTRVGFTSQATERAPEAFVSGLDRWAPVQISHTQDLPAQSLGKSEVVSWRSADGQTIEGLLTYPVGYAPGTRVPLLVVVHGGPTGVFLRSFTGTPSPYPVAIFAERGYAVLRANVRGSSGYGRDFRYANYGDWGGGDYRDILAGVDALVAKGLADPERLGIMGWSYGGYMTSWVITQTRRFKAASVGAGVTNLMSFTGTADIPSFIPDYFGGDFWDVFDRWRTHSAMFNVRGVSTPTLILHGEQDLRVPISQGYELYNALKRQGVATKMVVYPRQPHGIQEPKLMLDAMNRNLEWFDHWLLGRPASAR